From Fundidesulfovibrio terrae, a single genomic window includes:
- a CDS encoding MFS transporter produces the protein MTQPLDSAVAKASWRILPLLFLLYIVAYLDRINVSFAALTMNKDLGLDQTAYGLGAGIFFLGYVIFEIPSNLFLERVGPRRWIARIMASWGMVTMALAYAKGPTSFTALRFLLGAAEAGFFPGMILYLTYWFPQARRARAVALFMTATPIAGLVGSPLSGWIMQLHGALGHAGWQWLFLLEGVPAVVLGVVVLFLLPDGPGQASWLTAEERDALKTALDGESRAVAARHLSRLRDGLTSPRVWLLGFVYFCSVLAMYGLVMWLPQIVASVTGASTLSVGVYVMVAYFFAAAGMVVIGASSDRLGERRWHVAGSMALCMVGMLVLTQSTGLAGILLGASVAATGIWGVLGPFWGLATRYLTGTAAAAGIALINSLGNVGGFLGPYLMGWVKAHTGGYEQAFLFIAGVIVVGCVPVYFMGATKES, from the coding sequence ATGACGCAGCCTCTCGACAGCGCGGTGGCCAAAGCCTCCTGGAGGATTTTGCCGCTTCTTTTCCTCCTCTATATAGTGGCCTACCTGGACCGCATCAACGTGAGCTTCGCGGCGCTTACCATGAATAAGGACCTGGGCCTGGACCAGACCGCCTACGGCCTGGGCGCGGGCATATTCTTCCTTGGCTACGTCATCTTCGAGATTCCGAGCAACCTCTTTCTCGAACGCGTCGGCCCCAGGCGCTGGATCGCCCGCATCATGGCCAGCTGGGGCATGGTGACCATGGCCCTGGCCTACGCCAAGGGACCCACGAGCTTCACCGCGCTGCGTTTCCTTCTGGGAGCGGCCGAAGCCGGGTTCTTCCCGGGCATGATCCTCTACCTGACGTACTGGTTCCCCCAGGCCAGGCGCGCCCGCGCCGTGGCCCTGTTCATGACCGCCACTCCCATCGCCGGGCTGGTGGGCAGCCCCCTCTCCGGCTGGATCATGCAGCTGCACGGCGCGCTCGGTCATGCGGGCTGGCAGTGGCTGTTCCTGCTGGAAGGGGTTCCCGCGGTCGTTCTTGGCGTCGTCGTGCTCTTTCTGCTCCCTGACGGACCGGGCCAAGCATCCTGGCTCACCGCCGAGGAACGGGACGCCCTGAAGACCGCCCTGGACGGAGAAAGCCGCGCCGTGGCCGCGCGCCACCTCTCCAGGCTGCGCGACGGCCTGACGAGCCCCAGGGTCTGGCTGCTGGGATTCGTCTATTTCTGCTCGGTGCTGGCCATGTACGGGCTGGTCATGTGGCTGCCGCAGATCGTGGCTTCAGTCACCGGCGCGAGCACGCTTTCCGTGGGCGTTTACGTGATGGTGGCCTACTTTTTCGCCGCCGCGGGCATGGTGGTCATTGGGGCCAGCTCCGACAGGCTTGGGGAGCGGCGCTGGCACGTGGCCGGGTCCATGGCCCTGTGCATGGTGGGGATGCTGGTGCTCACCCAGAGTACGGGGCTCGCGGGAATCCTGCTGGGAGCTTCCGTCGCGGCCACGGGCATCTGGGGCGTGCTCGGACCGTTCTGGGGGCTGGCCACGCGTTACCTCACGGGGACCGCGGCGGCGGCGGGCATCGCGCTGATCAATTCGCTGGGCAACGTGGGCGGGTTTCTCGGGCCGTACCTGATGGGCTGGGTGAAGGCCCACACCGGGGGCTACGAGCAGGCGTTTCTGTTCATCGCCGGGGTGATCGTTGTCGGGTGCGTGCCGGTGTATTTCATGGGAGCGACGAAGGAATCGTAA
- a CDS encoding FAD-binding oxidoreductase: protein MDTRLQTLGGGAVKLGSDDLGAFRGSLRGSLLLPDEPGYDAARMIWNAMIDKRPGMIVQALGASDVMRTVSFARERNALLAVRGGGHNIAGNAVCEGGIMLDLSRMRSVHVDPDSRRARVEGGALLSDVDRETQAFGLMVPVGINSTTGIAGLTLGGGFGWTSRKFGLTIDSLLSVDIVTADGELRRADAAQHPDLFWAVRGGSGNFGVVTSFEFKLNSLGPQVTAGLLLHPFAEAPALMREYRRLAAAAPDELSAWLVLRKAPPAPFVPVEWHDKEVLIIALCYAGPLADGEAAAAPFRALGKPIADLIGPTPFVGWQAAFDPLLAPGARNYWKSHDFKQLSDGACDALVDAIRRLPSNECEVFVGHLGGQVNRVPADATAFPRRDVEFIVNMHTRWRDPAQDTTCIAWARDLFKALAPHALGSVYVNFMPADETDRIRGAFGSNYERLAEVKRRYDPQNLFRLNQNISSH, encoded by the coding sequence ATGGACACACGCTTGCAGACCCTTGGCGGCGGGGCGGTGAAGCTTGGCAGCGATGATCTCGGCGCTTTTCGCGGCTCGTTGCGGGGCAGCCTGCTGCTGCCGGACGAACCGGGGTACGACGCGGCCCGGATGATCTGGAACGCCATGATCGACAAGCGCCCGGGCATGATCGTCCAGGCTCTGGGCGCTTCGGATGTCATGCGGACGGTCAGTTTCGCCCGCGAAAGGAATGCGCTTCTGGCTGTGCGCGGGGGCGGCCACAATATCGCGGGCAATGCCGTCTGCGAGGGCGGGATCATGCTCGACTTGTCGCGCATGCGCTCCGTGCATGTGGACCCCGACTCGCGTCGCGCCCGTGTGGAAGGCGGCGCGCTGCTCTCCGACGTGGATAGGGAAACCCAGGCGTTCGGTTTGATGGTTCCCGTGGGAATCAACTCCACCACGGGCATTGCCGGGCTCACGCTCGGCGGCGGCTTCGGCTGGACCAGCCGCAAATTCGGGCTGACCATCGACAGCCTGCTCTCCGTGGATATCGTCACCGCCGACGGTGAGCTGCGCCGCGCCGACGCCGCGCAGCACCCCGACCTGTTCTGGGCCGTGCGCGGCGGCAGCGGAAATTTCGGGGTGGTGACCTCGTTCGAGTTCAAGCTCAACAGCCTTGGCCCGCAGGTGACCGCCGGGCTTTTGCTGCATCCCTTCGCCGAAGCTCCGGCGCTCATGCGCGAATACCGGCGTCTGGCCGCCGCCGCTCCGGACGAACTGAGCGCCTGGCTGGTGCTGCGCAAGGCGCCGCCCGCTCCCTTCGTGCCGGTTGAGTGGCACGACAAGGAAGTCCTGATCATCGCGCTCTGCTATGCCGGGCCGTTAGCCGATGGTGAAGCTGCGGCTGCGCCGTTTCGCGCCTTGGGCAAGCCCATCGCCGATCTGATCGGTCCTACTCCGTTCGTGGGCTGGCAGGCGGCGTTCGATCCGTTGCTGGCCCCGGGAGCACGCAACTACTGGAAGAGCCACGACTTCAAACAGCTGTCCGACGGTGCATGCGACGCGCTCGTGGATGCTATCCGGCGGCTGCCCTCCAACGAATGCGAAGTGTTCGTCGGGCATCTCGGCGGCCAGGTCAACCGCGTGCCGGCCGACGCGACCGCGTTCCCCCGCCGCGACGTGGAGTTCATCGTGAACATGCACACCCGCTGGCGTGATCCCGCGCAGGACACGACCTGCATCGCCTGGGCGCGGGACCTTTTCAAGGCGCTCGCCCCGCACGCCCTGGGCTCTGTGTACGTGAACTTCATGCCCGCGGATGAGACTGACCGTATCCGGGGAGCCTTCGGCTCGAACTATGAGCGGCTGGCCGAGGTGAAGCGTCGCTACGACCCGCAGAATCTGTTCCGGCTGAACCAGAACATCTCGTCGCACTGA
- a CDS encoding CBS domain-containing protein: protein MIPKPHKGLAAPTVITAHINADFDALAAMIAASKLYPGATLIFPGSQEKNIRNFFIQSATYLFNFKTYKDIDPETVETLVMVDTRQRSRVPHVDPLLDKPGIHVHLYDHHPDTEEDVPSELSVVKPWGSSTTILTHLIMERGLILTPDEATFLALGIYEDTGSFTFTSTTEEDFTAAAWLKGQGMDMPTLSELLTRELSAEQITIMSSLIESSTTYDINGVEVVVAEVTLENYVGDFALLAHKLMDMENIRVLFALALMKDRVHLVARSRTTDVDVGRICASLGGGGHTYAASASIKDRTLTQAKEELFGLLYSQVNPQILAESLMSRPAKVIGNDRPISEAQELMANYGLKALPVVDSRDGTCLGILEHDIVDKAIKHGLASSDASDYMMLGAQTVSPKTDLYHVMEIILGQRQRQVPVVEDGQVVGVVTRTDLINTLVREPARIPESVGAERKSERNVAGHLRDKLPARLHQLLKKAGALAQSMGYEAYVVGGFVRDLLLGRANFDLDLVVEGDGILFAGALARELGGRVKAHSKFKTAVVILADGTRVDVATARLEYYEYPAALPTVELSSIKMDLYRRDFTINALAVHLTPGQFGKLVDFFGAQRDLKERAIRVLHSLSFVEDPTRILRAIRFEQRFNFKIVAQTERLIRNAITNQFVHKLSGSRVFHEMRHILEDDNPLSCIRRMDEFGLLAAIHPLLALDTRKDEVLAESERVVNWYRLLYTEPRPEIWRIYFLGLCAGMEDDQVVSVAQRMGFSAHHQEAFLHLRHCIRNTAQTIFEWEYRKGLYSELYFLLRDLPLEGVLYLMARHPKETVQRSISLYLTTLRTQQIDIRGEDLKALGIPPGPRYGDILRTITAALLDGKATCRAEQLALAKRLSEGDVGLDWMPEAAEKSGSSPAA, encoded by the coding sequence ATGATCCCCAAGCCCCACAAGGGTTTGGCCGCTCCCACGGTCATCACCGCGCACATAAACGCCGACTTCGACGCCCTGGCCGCCATGATCGCCGCCAGCAAGCTCTACCCCGGCGCCACGCTCATATTTCCCGGCAGCCAGGAGAAGAACATCCGCAACTTCTTCATCCAGAGCGCAACCTACCTCTTCAACTTCAAGACCTACAAGGACATCGACCCGGAGACCGTGGAAACACTGGTCATGGTGGACACCCGCCAGCGCTCCCGCGTGCCCCATGTGGACCCGCTTCTCGACAAGCCCGGCATCCACGTCCACCTCTACGACCACCACCCGGACACCGAAGAGGACGTCCCCTCCGAACTCTCGGTGGTGAAGCCCTGGGGATCGAGCACCACCATCCTCACCCACCTCATCATGGAGCGCGGCCTGATCCTCACCCCGGACGAGGCCACCTTCCTGGCGCTGGGCATCTACGAAGACACCGGCTCCTTCACCTTCACCTCCACCACTGAAGAGGATTTCACCGCCGCCGCCTGGCTCAAGGGACAGGGCATGGACATGCCTACCCTGTCCGAACTGCTCACGCGCGAACTTTCCGCCGAACAGATCACCATCATGAGTTCGCTCATAGAGTCCTCCACCACATACGACATCAACGGCGTAGAGGTGGTGGTGGCCGAGGTGACGCTTGAGAACTACGTGGGCGACTTCGCCCTGCTGGCCCACAAGCTCATGGACATGGAGAACATCAGGGTGCTCTTCGCCCTGGCCCTCATGAAAGACCGGGTGCATCTGGTGGCCCGCTCGCGCACCACCGACGTGGACGTGGGTCGCATCTGCGCCTCGCTCGGCGGGGGCGGCCACACATACGCGGCCTCGGCCTCCATCAAGGACAGGACCCTCACCCAGGCCAAGGAGGAACTCTTCGGGCTGCTCTACTCCCAGGTGAACCCGCAGATTCTGGCCGAAAGCCTCATGAGCCGCCCGGCCAAGGTCATCGGAAACGACCGGCCCATATCGGAAGCCCAGGAGCTCATGGCCAACTACGGCCTCAAGGCCCTGCCCGTGGTGGATTCCCGGGACGGGACCTGCCTGGGCATCCTGGAGCACGACATCGTGGACAAGGCCATCAAGCACGGCCTGGCAAGCTCGGACGCCAGCGACTACATGATGCTGGGCGCCCAGACCGTCAGCCCCAAGACCGACCTGTACCACGTCATGGAGATCATCCTGGGGCAACGCCAGCGCCAGGTGCCAGTGGTGGAGGACGGCCAGGTGGTGGGCGTGGTCACGCGCACGGACCTGATCAACACCCTGGTGCGCGAGCCGGCCCGCATCCCGGAAAGCGTGGGGGCCGAGCGAAAGAGCGAGCGCAACGTGGCCGGACACCTGCGGGACAAGCTGCCCGCGCGGCTCCACCAGCTGCTGAAGAAAGCCGGGGCCCTGGCCCAGTCCATGGGGTACGAGGCTTACGTGGTGGGCGGTTTCGTGCGCGACCTGCTGCTCGGACGAGCCAACTTCGACCTGGACCTGGTGGTGGAGGGCGACGGCATCCTCTTCGCCGGAGCGCTGGCCCGGGAGTTGGGGGGGCGGGTGAAGGCCCACAGCAAGTTCAAGACCGCAGTGGTGATCCTTGCGGACGGCACCCGCGTGGACGTGGCCACCGCGCGCCTGGAATACTACGAATACCCGGCGGCCCTGCCCACGGTTGAGCTTTCCTCCATCAAGATGGATCTCTACCGGCGCGACTTCACCATCAACGCCCTTGCCGTGCACCTGACGCCCGGCCAGTTCGGCAAGCTGGTGGACTTCTTCGGGGCCCAGCGGGACCTGAAGGAACGCGCCATCCGGGTGCTGCATTCGCTCTCATTCGTGGAGGACCCCACCCGCATCCTGCGCGCCATCCGTTTCGAGCAGCGCTTCAACTTCAAGATCGTGGCCCAGACCGAACGCCTCATACGAAACGCCATCACCAACCAGTTCGTGCACAAGCTGTCCGGATCGCGGGTGTTCCACGAGATGCGCCACATCCTGGAGGATGACAATCCTCTGTCCTGCATCCGGCGCATGGACGAGTTCGGGCTGCTTGCGGCCATCCACCCGCTCTTGGCCCTGGACACGCGCAAGGACGAGGTGCTGGCCGAGTCAGAGCGGGTGGTCAACTGGTATCGCCTGCTCTACACCGAGCCGCGCCCAGAGATATGGCGCATCTACTTCCTGGGCCTGTGCGCGGGCATGGAGGACGATCAGGTGGTGAGCGTGGCCCAGCGCATGGGCTTCTCGGCCCACCACCAGGAGGCGTTCCTGCATCTGCGCCACTGCATCCGCAACACGGCGCAAACCATTTTCGAATGGGAATACCGCAAGGGACTCTACAGCGAGCTCTACTTCCTGCTGAGGGACCTGCCCCTGGAAGGGGTGCTGTACCTGATGGCACGCCACCCCAAGGAGACCGTGCAGCGCTCCATCTCGCTGTACCTCACCACCCTGCGCACCCAGCAGATCGACATCAGAGGAGAGGACCTGAAGGCGCTGGGCATCCCGCCTGGGCCGCGCTACGGGGATATCCTGCGTACGATCACGGCCGCCTTGCTTGACGGCAAGGCCACCTGCCGGGCCGAGCAGCTGGCCCTGGCCAAGCGGCTCTCCGAGGGGGACGTGGGGTTGGATTGGATGCCGGAAGCGGCGGAAAAATCGGGAAGTTCCCCCGCCGCCTAA